The genome window ATCTTGCATGACCTGAGCCATATTTTCGCCAAGACGTTTGACGAGAGCGAGATTTTGTGGAAGGCGTTTGAGCTCGTTTCCAGAGTCATGCGGGCGGATGCGTTCTTCATCGCCTTTTTCGATGAAGGTGACAGTGAAATACGCGTCCCCATCAGCATCGACAGCGGGATCAATTACGGACCATTGACCGTGCCTTACGGTCAAGGAATTATTTCCCGCGTGTTCGACACGAGACAGACGATACATATCCGCACGATGAAAGATGAACCGAGCGAACCGGAGATGATTCGCTGGGGGAGTCCGGAAATTGATACGAACACCTGTATTTTCGTCCCGCTCATGCTGGGCAACCAGATGAAAGGGGTTATTTCAGCTCAATCCTACAGGGAATTCGCCTACAAAAAGGAGCACGAGGAGCTGCTGAAGATTATCGGCTTCCAAGTAGCCAGTGCGATCGAGACCGCGAGATTATACGAGCGGGTTTATCAGATGTCCTTTAAGGACGAGCTGACAGGCTTGTGCAATTATCGTGCGTTTCACAACGATCTGGAGCAGCTCATGAGCAAGGAAGATCCTTCTGTCGTTCTGATCATGCTGGATTCAGATAATCTGAAAGCGGTGAACGATCACTACGGACATCACTCTGGGGACGAATTGATCAGACGGATTGCGGAAGCGCTCAAGGTGAGTGCGGGTAGCTCCGATACCGTGTATCGCTATGCGGGAGATGAGTTCATGCTGCTTTCGCCTGGGGCCGGGATGGAGGAAGCGGTGGAAAAGGTGAAGGCGATCCGGGAGTTTTTACAGTCTCGACCGTTGGTTCAGGAGGATGGCTCCATTCCGGTTGCAGTCAGTGTGGGAATTGCCCGCTTTCCCGATGACGCCGATACAGCCGATGGCCTGAAGCGGGCAGCAGATGAGGCGCTGTACCGCTCCAAGCGCAGAGGGAAAAATTGCACGACTGTATTTGCCAGCTCTTAAGCCTTTTGGCGTCGCCATGCAAAGAGG of Brevibacillus choshinensis contains these proteins:
- a CDS encoding sensor domain-containing diguanylate cyclase produces the protein MHEDFAVREAYGRQLLERYSQWLNRIEEVDRSEIEAVERELAGLLSEEDSSLHSSVMKEIGELHEKVNEMLWISEHMKILHDLSHIFAKTFDESEILWKAFELVSRVMRADAFFIAFFDEGDSEIRVPISIDSGINYGPLTVPYGQGIISRVFDTRQTIHIRTMKDEPSEPEMIRWGSPEIDTNTCIFVPLMLGNQMKGVISAQSYREFAYKKEHEELLKIIGFQVASAIETARLYERVYQMSFKDELTGLCNYRAFHNDLEQLMSKEDPSVVLIMLDSDNLKAVNDHYGHHSGDELIRRIAEALKVSAGSSDTVYRYAGDEFMLLSPGAGMEEAVEKVKAIREFLQSRPLVQEDGSIPVAVSVGIARFPDDADTADGLKRAADEALYRSKRRGKNCTTVFASS